A segment of the Symmachiella macrocystis genome:
TGACCGCAATACGGCACGGGACGAACGACTATGAATGGCTCGGAAGCGATTTTGGAATTATTGGCCGATGCGGGGGTCAAGTATTTATTTGGCAATCCGGGCACAACGGAATTGCCGTTGTCCGATGCGCTCGTCGATCACCCGCGGATCAAATACATCCTGGGCTTACAGGAAGTCCCGGTGGTGGGGATTGCCGAAGGGTATGCGCAAGCCAGCCGATCGCCGGGTGTGGTGAATCTGCATATCAGTTGCGGTTTGGGAAACGGGATGGGCATGTTATACAACGCCTATCGCGCCGGCACCCCTTTGATCGTGACCGCCGGACAGCAGGATCGCCGACTAAAATTCCAGGAACCGATCCTCTGGTCCGATATGGTGAGCGTCGCCAAACCTTGGACGAAATGGGCCGTGGAGGTCGAACGCGCCGCCGACCTACCCAACGCGATTCGCCGGGCTGTGCAAACGGCGCTGATGCCCCCGACCGGACCGGTGTTTTTGTCGATTCCTGTGGACGTGCAGCGCGAAATTGCCGAATTCGACCTCACGCCGCCCCAACCGATCAACCCGCAAGTCCGTCCTCCGGCGGCAGAATTGCAGCGCGCCGCGGAATTGTTGTGCCATGCTAAAAACCCCGGCATTCTCGTCGGCAGCCGCGTAGTTGAAGCGGACGGCGTTGCCGAATTGGTGGAACTGGCCGAAACGCTCGGCGCTCCGGTCATTTCGGAATCGGGTACGACGCATGGACGGCTCAGTTTTCCCTGTACGCATCCACTCTCGGCGCCGGGATTGCCGTTGTGGGCACCCGAGATTGAGCAGCGCCTGAGTGAATTCGACGTGCTGTTCGTGGCGGGAACCGACGTTTTTCGGTTATATGTCTATTTCGAACCGGCGCGAGCATTGCCCGTGCATACGCGGCTGATTCATCTCGATCAGAATTATTGGGAATTGGGCAAAAATTATCCCACTGAAGTCGCATTGGCGGGTGATCCTAAAGTCGGTCTAGCTGAATTGGCGAAACTGGTTCGCAGCCGGCAGAGCGACGAACAGCAGACGGTCGTTCGTGGGCGGACCGCACTGCACAGCGAGGTGCATCAACAACTACGCAATGAACTTCAGACAACGATCACCTCGCAGCAAGACCAGCGCCCGTTGACCTCAGCAGTGATCATGCACAGCCTCGCGCGTGCTTTGCCGCCGAATGTGGCTGTAATTGAAGAAGCGGTCACGACCACGAACACGCATTTGGAGCGGTTGGGAGCCATTGCCGACCCGACCGGTTACTTTGGCCATCGCGGTTGGGCGTTGGGGTGGGGTTTGGGTTGCAGCATCGGCGTGAAATTGGCGTGGCCCAATCGCCCGGTGTTGGCGGTGTTGGGCGAAGGGGCATCGCTGTACGGGATTCAAGGACTGTGGACGGCGGCACGCTATCGGATTCCGGTGACCTTTGTGATCTGCAATAATGCGCAGTATCAGATTCTGAAGATCGGTGCCCAGGGAATGGATTTGCCGCAAGCCCAGGCGGGGCGATTTGAAGGGATGGACATTGCCGGTCCGGAAGTGGACATGGTGGCATTGGCCCAGTCTTTGGGCGTCCAGGCGGAGCGGATTACCGAGCCGGATGAACTGACGGAAAAAGTCCGCGCATCGCTGGCAGGCGACGTGCCGCGATTATTCGATGTGCCGATCGACCGACAAACTCCCGGGCGGCTGGGCTATTGATTTCTCATACGCTAAAATGCGGGTCATTGTATAAACTAACGAGACTGGTTGACGAGACGCTTGGTTGGAGACTGGGGTGGCAGAGGAAACAGGACGTACTTCGCAATCTGCCGAGGCAGGGGGGGATCCGCCGCAGCGGCCGACGCTGAATGTCATGAGTTTGAATATTGCTCATGGGCGGAAATTGGCGCGTCATCAGGTGTTATTGTCGCGGGCGACCATCGAAGAGAATCTGGCCGATATTGCTGCGGTGGTTCGCC
Coding sequences within it:
- a CDS encoding thiamine pyrophosphate-binding protein, encoding MNGSEAILELLADAGVKYLFGNPGTTELPLSDALVDHPRIKYILGLQEVPVVGIAEGYAQASRSPGVVNLHISCGLGNGMGMLYNAYRAGTPLIVTAGQQDRRLKFQEPILWSDMVSVAKPWTKWAVEVERAADLPNAIRRAVQTALMPPTGPVFLSIPVDVQREIAEFDLTPPQPINPQVRPPAAELQRAAELLCHAKNPGILVGSRVVEADGVAELVELAETLGAPVISESGTTHGRLSFPCTHPLSAPGLPLWAPEIEQRLSEFDVLFVAGTDVFRLYVYFEPARALPVHTRLIHLDQNYWELGKNYPTEVALAGDPKVGLAELAKLVRSRQSDEQQTVVRGRTALHSEVHQQLRNELQTTITSQQDQRPLTSAVIMHSLARALPPNVAVIEEAVTTTNTHLERLGAIADPTGYFGHRGWALGWGLGCSIGVKLAWPNRPVLAVLGEGASLYGIQGLWTAARYRIPVTFVICNNAQYQILKIGAQGMDLPQAQAGRFEGMDIAGPEVDMVALAQSLGVQAERITEPDELTEKVRASLAGDVPRLFDVPIDRQTPGRLGY